In the Thermoproteales archaeon genome, one interval contains:
- a CDS encoding magnesium transporter: protein MKSKLLEIVLDLSDKIEQLADFILLGDVLPMAKQSFIALFINLGNLLSGLSVASVLNSLKQQPWIFRIYPQILGTRGILAGIFSARTSTNLHLGLIEPSLKRNTSYFYSLGAAMLLLTLAGALVISILFTFSTLTVLLEVHVIIYSTILLVAPLSFFIISAIAFKAFKKGLDPDILLYPFSSVINDILISLVFIEIGRLIVRGFSFLLIPVTLFFIAAYIAIGYYVYEREEREVLVSTIKEGFTALLIGLTIELGTGSVLSTLLSGEKRVAEIALMYPVMLSTLGGSASIIGSMVTTRIAIGEFDFSPQSFKNILQNIIGLQIASVFFHAILSVIVSLIAGSFYRIFMLFMFAYISHVLGFIIMIPIILLTAYETVKRGLDPDNFVNPIESSIADFVETFSIALVSMIL, encoded by the coding sequence GTGAAAAGCAAACTATTAGAAATCGTACTCGATCTCTCTGATAAAATCGAGCAATTGGCTGATTTCATATTATTAGGAGATGTGCTACCTATGGCAAAGCAATCCTTTATTGCTCTCTTTATAAACCTGGGCAATCTCTTGTCCGGCCTATCGGTGGCTTCGGTTTTAAATAGTTTAAAACAGCAGCCGTGGATTTTTAGAATATACCCACAAATACTAGGTACTAGAGGAATATTGGCTGGAATTTTTTCTGCTAGAACAAGCACAAATCTTCATTTAGGGCTAATCGAGCCTAGTTTAAAAAGGAATACCAGCTATTTCTACAGCTTAGGCGCTGCAATGCTTTTACTAACGCTAGCTGGAGCATTAGTAATTTCTATTTTATTTACATTTTCTACTTTAACCGTGCTATTAGAAGTTCATGTTATCATATACTCTACCATACTTTTAGTAGCTCCCTTATCTTTCTTCATAATTTCAGCTATAGCTTTCAAAGCTTTTAAAAAAGGGTTAGATCCCGACATTTTACTATATCCTTTCTCCTCGGTGATAAACGATATATTGATTTCACTCGTTTTCATAGAGATCGGGAGATTGATCGTTAGAGGATTTAGTTTTTTGTTAATACCTGTTACATTGTTTTTCATAGCTGCTTACATAGCTATCGGATATTATGTTTATGAAAGAGAAGAGCGGGAGGTTCTAGTTAGCACAATTAAAGAAGGTTTCACGGCGCTACTGATAGGGTTAACAATAGAGTTAGGTACTGGTAGCGTTTTGAGCACGTTACTAAGCGGAGAGAAGCGCGTTGCAGAGATCGCTTTAATGTATCCTGTAATGCTTAGTACCCTTGGAGGCTCCGCGTCGATTATAGGTTCGATGGTTACTACAAGAATTGCTATTGGAGAATTTGATTTTTCTCCACAATCGTTTAAAAATATTCTACAAAACATTATTGGTTTGCAGATAGCAAGCGTATTTTTTCACGCAATATTATCTGTTATTGTATCCTTAATTGCGGGAAGTTTTTATAGGATTTTTATGCTCTTCATGTTCGCGTATATTTCTCACGTATTGGGCTTCATCATCATGATACCGATAATTTTGCTAACTGCTTATGAAACTGTGAAGCGGGGTTTAGACCCTGATAACTTTGTAAATCCGATAGAAAGTAGTATAGCAGATTTTGTGGAGACTTTTTCAATCGCACTAGTTTCTATGATATTATAA
- a CDS encoding flavin reductase family protein, which translates to MSDKFIKSKSSAIYRLLHPQMTVLIACQDDDVQNVMAASWCMPVSFDPPMVAVSISPRRFSYSIISKTGEFTVNIPSKELLEAVKYCGSVSGRDIRNKIEKAGLTILNSEKVKAPLIAECVAAVECKVVKAVEAGDHVVFIGKIVSVHVKRGYFNETYTEIFKPILHMGSDLYYTIGDRIE; encoded by the coding sequence GTGTCTGATAAATTTATAAAATCGAAATCAAGCGCAATCTACCGTCTTCTTCATCCTCAAATGACCGTTCTCATAGCTTGTCAAGATGACGATGTCCAAAACGTTATGGCTGCGTCGTGGTGCATGCCAGTATCTTTTGATCCTCCCATGGTTGCAGTGAGCATTTCCCCACGTAGGTTTAGTTACAGCATAATCTCTAAAACTGGAGAGTTTACCGTAAATATACCGAGTAAGGAGTTGCTTGAAGCCGTCAAGTATTGCGGAAGCGTTTCTGGAAGAGATATTAGAAATAAAATTGAAAAAGCGGGTCTGACGATTTTAAATAGCGAAAAAGTAAAAGCACCGTTAATAGCCGAGTGCGTCGCAGCCGTAGAGTGTAAGGTTGTTAAAGCCGTTGAAGCTGGAGACCACGTTGTTTTTATAGGTAAAATTGTCAGTGTACACGTTAAAAGAGGATATTTTAACGAAACATATACCGAGATTTTTAAGCCAATCTTGCATATGGGAAGCGATTTATACTACACAATCGGGGATAGAATAGAATAG
- a CDS encoding NTP transferase domain-containing protein, whose product MKALVLAGGKGLKMYPLSQGYPKVLLRVAGKPVIDYSISGLIDSGITDLTVVVSDDRVEEHIVRKWGMYASVVYQEGESLESAMQAASSYFSDVENFILAYGDIVAPKSFYKLLIDTFISSGTSSILSTVPVVNIEDYGVAIVKENKVVAVYHKPQRMSKASSYALAGAYILPKAIFDYLEEDLVLPEALSLLVKKYESAVSHWTGYWVDIGYPWDIIAANYYVLGELKESVISSKAHVSSTAVIEGPVIIEEGAFIDHNAVIKGPVYIGKNAFVGMNTFIRKYTSIEESAVVGAFCEIKRSSFQKEASAGSYSLIVDSVLGVKSIVEPRVTILSSLPEKKHILRELPLQGIIKKKRKLGVFLGSKARIKAGVVVQPYTLIDADTTFP is encoded by the coding sequence ATGAAGGCTTTGGTATTGGCTGGGGGGAAAGGCCTAAAAATGTATCCTCTCTCCCAAGGTTATCCTAAGGTGTTATTGAGGGTTGCGGGTAAACCTGTAATAGATTACTCTATCAGTGGATTAATAGATTCAGGTATAACTGATCTTACTGTGGTAGTATCGGATGATAGGGTAGAAGAGCATATTGTTAGAAAATGGGGCATGTATGCTAGCGTAGTCTATCAGGAGGGTGAGAGTTTAGAATCAGCGATGCAAGCGGCTTCAAGCTATTTTAGTGATGTTGAGAATTTTATACTAGCTTACGGAGACATCGTAGCTCCTAAAAGTTTTTACAAGCTTTTGATCGATACTTTCATAAGTTCTGGAACTTCGTCTATTCTCTCGACCGTACCTGTCGTAAATATTGAAGATTATGGAGTTGCCATTGTTAAGGAGAATAAAGTGGTAGCTGTCTATCATAAACCACAGCGAATGTCAAAAGCATCTTCTTATGCATTAGCCGGGGCTTATATTTTACCTAAAGCTATATTTGATTATTTAGAGGAGGATTTGGTCCTGCCTGAGGCTTTATCTTTACTTGTTAAGAAGTATGAATCTGCAGTATCCCACTGGACGGGTTATTGGGTTGACATTGGCTACCCGTGGGACATAATAGCGGCCAATTATTATGTATTAGGAGAATTAAAAGAGAGTGTTATAAGCTCCAAAGCGCACGTGTCTTCCACGGCGGTAATCGAAGGACCTGTGATAATAGAAGAGGGGGCTTTTATAGATCATAATGCAGTCATAAAAGGACCAGTTTATATAGGTAAGAATGCGTTTGTGGGAATGAACACATTTATTCGTAAATACACTAGTATCGAAGAAAGCGCAGTTGTGGGCGCTTTTTGCGAAATTAAAAGATCGAGTTTTCAGAAGGAAGCTTCTGCGGGCTCGTATAGCTTGATAGTTGATAGCGTACTGGGTGTAAAATCTATTGTCGAGCCGCGGGTAACGATTTTAAGCAGTCTTCCTGAGAAAAAGCATATTTTAAGGGAGCTTCCGCTTCAAGGAATAATAAAGAAAAAGAGAAAACTTGGAGTTTTCTTAGGATCTAAAGCTAGAATAAAGGCTGGAGTCGTGGTTCAGCCATACACTCTTATAGATGCTGATACCACATTTCCCTGA
- the glmS gene encoding glutamine--fructose-6-phosphate transaminase (isomerizing) produces MGVVARKYGSFNVRVSEIVRKGLEKLEYRGYDSVGIATICEGGIVVRKGKGKISEVNRRVRLDEIAGLTAIGHTRWATHGAPSDINAHPHTDCKGRVAIVHNGIIQNYLELKKMLKEKGHVFRSETDSEVLAHLIEENLDEGSDAFTAFKKALEKIKGSYAFGVVIRDEPDKIFFARKDSPLVIGIGKNMNFIASDIPAFLDYTRTIIIVYDGERGYITASTIYLEDENGRAVEIEKRIRKVDWTPDMAKKEGYPHFMIKEIHEQPRALRETLLGLDESISEAIDLILNANRVYFIAAGTSYHACLVGDYMLNTLAGIPPITLIASEYKKYKKSVRDGDVVIAVSQSGETIDTLMAIRVFKKNGAKIVSISNIVDSAIPRESDYTIYTRAGPEIGVAATKTFTTQLLVLSWLAVSVAERLGTLKGQEVRKLKKSLSETPSIVSDVLTRYEGFAKKLGEELALSKNVFYLGRGIGVPIAMEGALKLKEISYIHAEAYPAGESKHGPIALVEPGFPVVFLVFDDEWKKHMLGNIEEMKARGAYTIGIIPEESGTIEERLDKSIKMPRINPYASAIAYIIPLQLFAYYAAVAKGYDPDKPRNLAKTVTVE; encoded by the coding sequence ATAGGAGTCGTAGCAAGGAAGTATGGTAGCTTTAACGTGAGAGTTTCAGAAATAGTACGTAAGGGATTGGAAAAACTGGAGTATAGAGGTTATGACAGCGTGGGAATAGCTACGATATGCGAGGGGGGGATAGTAGTTCGCAAAGGAAAGGGTAAAATAAGCGAAGTGAATCGAAGAGTTAGGCTTGATGAAATAGCAGGATTAACTGCCATAGGACATACGAGGTGGGCTACTCACGGCGCGCCAAGTGATATAAACGCGCATCCACACACCGATTGTAAGGGTAGGGTTGCTATAGTGCATAACGGTATTATTCAAAATTATCTCGAGCTTAAGAAAATGCTAAAGGAGAAGGGACATGTTTTTAGAAGCGAGACAGATAGCGAAGTGCTTGCTCACCTCATCGAGGAAAACCTCGATGAGGGTTCTGATGCCTTTACGGCGTTTAAGAAAGCACTTGAAAAAATTAAGGGAAGTTATGCTTTTGGAGTAGTGATAAGAGACGAACCAGATAAAATATTCTTTGCGCGTAAAGACTCTCCACTGGTTATTGGAATAGGTAAAAACATGAACTTTATAGCATCCGATATACCTGCATTCCTAGATTATACAAGAACAATAATCATCGTTTATGACGGAGAACGAGGCTATATAACGGCGTCTACGATATACTTGGAGGATGAGAACGGTAGAGCTGTGGAAATTGAAAAGAGAATACGGAAAGTGGATTGGACGCCGGATATGGCTAAAAAAGAGGGTTATCCTCATTTCATGATAAAAGAGATACATGAGCAACCACGCGCATTAAGAGAAACTTTACTTGGATTGGATGAAAGCATTTCTGAAGCTATAGACTTAATTTTAAACGCGAACAGAGTATACTTTATAGCGGCTGGAACAAGCTACCACGCATGTCTCGTAGGAGATTATATGTTAAACACGTTGGCGGGGATCCCGCCAATTACTCTAATCGCGAGCGAGTATAAGAAGTATAAAAAATCGGTTAGAGATGGAGATGTAGTGATAGCTGTTTCGCAGAGTGGCGAAACTATAGATACTCTAATGGCTATTAGAGTTTTTAAGAAAAATGGTGCAAAGATAGTGTCAATATCTAATATTGTAGATAGTGCTATACCGAGAGAAAGCGATTACACGATTTATACTAGAGCAGGACCCGAAATAGGAGTTGCGGCTACTAAAACGTTTACAACTCAGCTTCTCGTGTTATCCTGGCTTGCAGTTTCGGTGGCTGAAAGGCTTGGAACTCTGAAAGGACAGGAGGTTAGAAAACTTAAAAAATCTCTAAGTGAGACGCCATCTATCGTATCTGATGTATTGACAAGGTACGAGGGGTTCGCTAAAAAGCTCGGGGAGGAGTTAGCGTTGTCGAAAAATGTATTCTACCTAGGTAGGGGGATAGGAGTGCCCATAGCCATGGAGGGAGCGTTAAAGCTGAAAGAGATATCATACATCCACGCCGAAGCGTATCCTGCTGGAGAAAGTAAGCATGGCCCCATAGCTTTAGTAGAGCCCGGTTTTCCGGTAGTTTTTCTCGTTTTCGACGATGAATGGAAAAAGCACATGCTAGGTAACATAGAGGAAATGAAGGCTCGAGGAGCTTATACCATAGGAATAATCCCAGAAGAATCTGGTACGATTGAAGAGAGACTGGATAAATCGATTAAAATGCCAAGAATAAATCCCTATGCTAGCGCGATTGCTTACATTATTCCTTTACAGCTTTTCGCCTACTATGCGGCAGTAGCTAAAGGCTATGATCCGGATAAGCCTCGTAATTTAGCAAAAACTGTTACGGTGGAATAG
- a CDS encoding MFS transporter → MRGEYLEIGRVTRFHLKLLIMLMLGWSFDSMNSGLVSFLLKQIVREGGLSPEIAGFMLCSWLVGMLVGAFVMGSLGDILGRKAIMITSLIAFSLPAAYALLPV, encoded by the coding sequence GTGCGCGGGGAATATCTAGAAATTGGCAGGGTAACGCGTTTTCATTTAAAACTTTTAATTATGCTCATGCTGGGATGGTCATTTGATTCCATGAATTCTGGGCTAGTATCGTTTCTCCTAAAGCAAATAGTTAGAGAGGGGGGTCTATCACCTGAAATTGCAGGATTTATGCTATGCTCGTGGCTTGTAGGAATGCTAGTCGGAGCTTTTGTTATGGGCTCGCTAGGAGATATCTTAGGTCGTAAAGCGATAATGATAACATCTTTAATAGCATTCTCCCTACCTGCAGCATATGCGCTTTTGCCGGTATAG
- a CDS encoding MFS transporter: protein MGVTYAYTTELYPTEIRGTGSGLANSVGRIGGILGPITVGFIASLTGSYFYVFTIFALAHFVSAITVLLLSIETAGKVLEEI from the coding sequence TTGGGGGTAACCTACGCTTATACCACCGAACTGTATCCAACCGAAATCAGAGGAACTGGTAGTGGCTTAGCTAATAGTGTTGGAAGAATTGGAGGCATACTAGGTCCTATAACTGTTGGTTTCATAGCGTCTTTAACCGGCAGCTATTTCTACGTCTTTACGATATTTGCCTTGGCCCACTTCGTGTCAGCTATTACTGTGTTATTGCTGAGTATCGAAACTGCAGGCAAAGTCTTAGAAGAAATATAA